A window from Carassius gibelio isolate Cgi1373 ecotype wild population from Czech Republic chromosome B3, carGib1.2-hapl.c, whole genome shotgun sequence encodes these proteins:
- the LOC127951954 gene encoding parvalbumin, thymic CPV3-like, whose protein sequence is MSLSSFLSADAIDSALKDCQAPDSFNPKKFFQLCGLTKKSPQDVKNVFKILDNDASGFIEEEELKFFLQRFSPGARVLTDKETKGFLAAADDDSDGKIGAEEFQAMVLS, encoded by the exons ATGTCACTCTCATCTTTCCTTTCCGCCGATGCCATCGACAGTGCGCTCAAGGACTGTCAAG CTCCTGACTCCTTCAACCCCAAAAAGTTCTTCCAGCTGTGTGGTCTGACAAAGAAGAGCCCTCAGGACGTGAAGAATGTCTTTAAGATCTTGGACAACGATGCCAGCGGATTCATCGAGGAGGAAGAACTCAA GTTTTTCTTGCAGCGGTTCTCACCTGGAGCTCGTGTGCTGACCGATAAAGAGACGAAGGGTTTCCTGGCGGCAGCTGACGACGACAGCGATGGCAAGATTGGAGCAGAGG AATTCCAGGCGATGGTTCTGTCCTGA